A single genomic interval of Vulpes vulpes isolate BD-2025 chromosome 3, VulVul3, whole genome shotgun sequence harbors:
- the ZSCAN25 gene encoding zinc finger and SCAN domain-containing protein 25 isoform X1, protein MLKERPGMAEDRQQQMGVPVVKLEKELPWGRGREDPSPETFRLRFRQFRYQEAAGPQEALRELQELCRQWLRPELHTKEQILELLVLEQFLTILPREFYAWIREHGLESGKALVAMVEDFTERTLEAKAVPCHVQGEQQETALGRGPWEPGVHLGPVEVKPEWGMTHGEGVQGLDQGTEEQLSQDPGAGTQAFQEQALPVLQAGPGLPPVNSRDQEMAAGFLTAGPQGLGSFKDMALAFPEEEWRHVTPAQIDCFGEYVEPQDCGVSAPGIGSKEKEAKTQQVDLKGALARVTSERFGEATLQSPQLGRTCEQEPSSSVGNIPGPPPPQHGVVPLPDDLKTHSSFWKPFQCPECGKGFSRSSNLVRHQRTHEEEKSYGCVECGKGFTLREYLMKHQRTHLGKRPYVCSECWKTFSQRHHLEVHQRSHTGEKPYKCGDCWKSFSRRQHLQVHRRTHTGEKPYTCECGKSFSRNANLAVHRRAHTGEKPYGCQVCGKRFSKGERLVRHQRIHTGEKPYHCPACGRSFNQRSILNRHQKTQHRQETLAQ, encoded by the exons ATGCTTAAGGAGCGTCCAGGGATGGCAGAAGACCGTCAGCAGCAGATGGGTGTTCCTGTGGTAAAGCTGGAGAAAGAGTTGCcatggggcaggggaagggaggacCCTAGTCCTGAAACTTTTCGACTGAGGTTTCGACAGTTCCGCTACCAGGAGGCGGCTGGTCCCCAGGAAGCCCTCAGGGAACTCCAGGAACTCTGTCGCCAGTGGCTGAGGCCTGAGCTGCACACCAAGGAGCAGATcttggagctgctggtgctggagcagtTCCTAACCATCCTGCCACGGGAGTTCTATGCCTGGATTCGGGAGCATGGCCTGGAGAGTGGCAAGGCTCTTGTGGCCATGGTGGAGGACTTCACAGAGAGAACATTGGAGGCCAAGGCG GTTCCATGCCACgtgcagggagagcagcaggagaCAGCACTTGGCAGAGGCCCTTGGGAACCAGGTGTTCACCTGGGGCCGGTGGAGGTCAAGCCTGAGTGGGGGATGACCCATGGGGAAGGAGTTCAAGGCCTAGACCAAGGCACCGAGGAGCAACTCAGTCAGGACCCTGGAGCTGGGACACAAGCCTTCCAGGAGCAGG cTCTGCCAGTTCTTCAGGCTGGTCCTGGCCTCCCTCCAGTGAACAGCAGAGACCAAGAGATGGCAGCTGGGTTCCTTACAGCTGGACCCCAG GGGTTAGGGTCATTTAAAGATATGGCCCTAGCCTTCCCCGAGGAGGAGTGGAGGCATGTGACCCCAGCCCAGATAGATTGCTTTGGGGAATATGTAGAACCCCAGGACTGTGGAGTCTCAGCTCCAG GCATTGGGAGCAAGGAAAAGGAGGCTAAAACCCAGCAGGTAGACCTCAAGGGGGCACTTGCTCGGGTGACGTCAGAGAGGTTTGGGGAAGCCACGCTTCAGAGTCCTCAACTTGGAAGAACCTGTGAGCAGGAGCCCAGTAGCTCTGTGGGAAACATACCAGGGCCACCGCCTCCTCAGCATGGTGTCGTACCCCTGCCTGATGACCTCAAGACCCACAGCTCCTTCTGGAAGCCTTTTCAGTGCCCTGAGTGTGGAAAAGGTTTCAGTCGGAGTTCAAATCTTGTCAGACACCAGCGAACCCACGAAGAAGAGAAATCCTATGGGTGTGTCGAGTGTGGGAAGGGATTCACCTTGAGAGAGTACCTCATGAAGCACCAGAGAACACACCTGGGAAAGAGACCCTATGTGTGCAGTGAGTGCTGGAAAACCTTCAGTCAGAGGCACCATCTTGAGGTCCACCAGAGGAGTCACACTGGGGAGAAGCCCTACAAGTGTGGTGACTGCTGGAAAAGCTTCAGCCGGAGGCAGCATCTGCAGGTGCATCGGAGAACTCACACGGGGGAAAAGCCCTACACCTGTGAGTGCGGCAAGAGCTTCAGCAGGAATGCAAACCTGGCAGTGCACCGGCGAGCCCACACAGGCGAGAAGCCATATGGGTGCCAGGTGTGTGGGAAGCGGTTCAGTAAAGGGGAGCGACTGGTCAGACACCAGAGGATCCATACTGGCGAGAAGCCCTACCACTGTCCTGCCTGTGGGAGGAGCTTCAACCAGAGGTCCATCCTCAATCGGCACCAGAAAACCCAGCATCGCCAAGAGACCCTGGCACAATAA
- the ZSCAN25 gene encoding zinc finger and SCAN domain-containing protein 25 isoform X2 — MPGFGSMAWRVARLLWPWWRTSQREHWRPRRWVPCHVQGEQQETALGRGPWEPGVHLGPVEVKPEWGMTHGEGVQGLDQGTEEQLSQDPGAGTQAFQEQALPVLQAGPGLPPVNSRDQEMAAGFLTAGPQGLGSFKDMALAFPEEEWRHVTPAQIDCFGEYVEPQDCGVSAPGIGSKEKEAKTQQVDLKGALARVTSERFGEATLQSPQLGRTCEQEPSSSVGNIPGPPPPQHGVVPLPDDLKTHSSFWKPFQCPECGKGFSRSSNLVRHQRTHEEEKSYGCVECGKGFTLREYLMKHQRTHLGKRPYVCSECWKTFSQRHHLEVHQRSHTGEKPYKCGDCWKSFSRRQHLQVHRRTHTGEKPYTCECGKSFSRNANLAVHRRAHTGEKPYGCQVCGKRFSKGERLVRHQRIHTGEKPYHCPACGRSFNQRSILNRHQKTQHRQETLAQ; from the exons ATGCCTGGATTCGGGAGCATGGCCTGGAGAGTGGCAAGGCTCTTGTGGCCATGGTGGAGGACTTCACAGAGAGAACATTGGAGGCCAAGGCGGTGG GTTCCATGCCACgtgcagggagagcagcaggagaCAGCACTTGGCAGAGGCCCTTGGGAACCAGGTGTTCACCTGGGGCCGGTGGAGGTCAAGCCTGAGTGGGGGATGACCCATGGGGAAGGAGTTCAAGGCCTAGACCAAGGCACCGAGGAGCAACTCAGTCAGGACCCTGGAGCTGGGACACAAGCCTTCCAGGAGCAGG cTCTGCCAGTTCTTCAGGCTGGTCCTGGCCTCCCTCCAGTGAACAGCAGAGACCAAGAGATGGCAGCTGGGTTCCTTACAGCTGGACCCCAG GGGTTAGGGTCATTTAAAGATATGGCCCTAGCCTTCCCCGAGGAGGAGTGGAGGCATGTGACCCCAGCCCAGATAGATTGCTTTGGGGAATATGTAGAACCCCAGGACTGTGGAGTCTCAGCTCCAG GCATTGGGAGCAAGGAAAAGGAGGCTAAAACCCAGCAGGTAGACCTCAAGGGGGCACTTGCTCGGGTGACGTCAGAGAGGTTTGGGGAAGCCACGCTTCAGAGTCCTCAACTTGGAAGAACCTGTGAGCAGGAGCCCAGTAGCTCTGTGGGAAACATACCAGGGCCACCGCCTCCTCAGCATGGTGTCGTACCCCTGCCTGATGACCTCAAGACCCACAGCTCCTTCTGGAAGCCTTTTCAGTGCCCTGAGTGTGGAAAAGGTTTCAGTCGGAGTTCAAATCTTGTCAGACACCAGCGAACCCACGAAGAAGAGAAATCCTATGGGTGTGTCGAGTGTGGGAAGGGATTCACCTTGAGAGAGTACCTCATGAAGCACCAGAGAACACACCTGGGAAAGAGACCCTATGTGTGCAGTGAGTGCTGGAAAACCTTCAGTCAGAGGCACCATCTTGAGGTCCACCAGAGGAGTCACACTGGGGAGAAGCCCTACAAGTGTGGTGACTGCTGGAAAAGCTTCAGCCGGAGGCAGCATCTGCAGGTGCATCGGAGAACTCACACGGGGGAAAAGCCCTACACCTGTGAGTGCGGCAAGAGCTTCAGCAGGAATGCAAACCTGGCAGTGCACCGGCGAGCCCACACAGGCGAGAAGCCATATGGGTGCCAGGTGTGTGGGAAGCGGTTCAGTAAAGGGGAGCGACTGGTCAGACACCAGAGGATCCATACTGGCGAGAAGCCCTACCACTGTCCTGCCTGTGGGAGGAGCTTCAACCAGAGGTCCATCCTCAATCGGCACCAGAAAACCCAGCATCGCCAAGAGACCCTGGCACAATAA
- the ZSCAN25 gene encoding zinc finger and SCAN domain-containing protein 25 isoform X4, with protein MLKERPGMAEDRQQQMGVPVVKLEKELPWGRGREDPSPETFRLRFRQFRYQEAAGPQEALRELQELCRQWLRPELHTKEQILELLVLEQFLTILPREFYAWIREHGLESGKALVAMVEDFTERTLEAKAVPCHVQGEQQETALGRGPWEPGVHLGPVEVKPEWGMTHGEGVQGLDQGTEEQLSQDPGAGTQAFQEQALPVLQAGPGLPPVNSRDQEMAAGFLTAGPQIPCPGWSPVQGLNSHS; from the exons ATGCTTAAGGAGCGTCCAGGGATGGCAGAAGACCGTCAGCAGCAGATGGGTGTTCCTGTGGTAAAGCTGGAGAAAGAGTTGCcatggggcaggggaagggaggacCCTAGTCCTGAAACTTTTCGACTGAGGTTTCGACAGTTCCGCTACCAGGAGGCGGCTGGTCCCCAGGAAGCCCTCAGGGAACTCCAGGAACTCTGTCGCCAGTGGCTGAGGCCTGAGCTGCACACCAAGGAGCAGATcttggagctgctggtgctggagcagtTCCTAACCATCCTGCCACGGGAGTTCTATGCCTGGATTCGGGAGCATGGCCTGGAGAGTGGCAAGGCTCTTGTGGCCATGGTGGAGGACTTCACAGAGAGAACATTGGAGGCCAAGGCG GTTCCATGCCACgtgcagggagagcagcaggagaCAGCACTTGGCAGAGGCCCTTGGGAACCAGGTGTTCACCTGGGGCCGGTGGAGGTCAAGCCTGAGTGGGGGATGACCCATGGGGAAGGAGTTCAAGGCCTAGACCAAGGCACCGAGGAGCAACTCAGTCAGGACCCTGGAGCTGGGACACAAGCCTTCCAGGAGCAGG cTCTGCCAGTTCTTCAGGCTGGTCCTGGCCTCCCTCCAGTGAACAGCAGAGACCAAGAGATGGCAGCTGGGTTCCTTACAGCTGGACCCCAG